GATGCCTTTGTCCAGTAGCCTGGGAGTTTATAATAATAGTCTTCCCCATCCATCCTGAAGGTTAACAACGTACTGCCGTCTTTAAATTTCCTGTCGACGAGTACGTAGTCCCCACCCTTCGTTCCGAAGTACTTACATTTTCGACACCGCATTCTCTCGTCATCGAAGTTAACCAACGCTTCTTTCGATCCTTCGACAATTTGCCATTTACCGCGGAATATCTGCTCAGGACTTCCAGCCACACCAACGTGCGCACTACCAACGTTCAGGAGCACGCCTATGTCGGGTGGGAAGAGATCACAAAGGTACTTGATATCACCAACTACCCGCTGTGCCATTTCGAGTACAAGGATTTCCTCTCCACGGTAAGTATTGATGATAGAGAGGGGAAGACCAATTTCGGAATTCAAGTTACCTTCGTTTTTGAACGTAGGTCGCTCTGCGCTGAGGACGGACCAGACGATTTCCTTGGTCGTGGTCTTTCCATTCGAGCCAGTAATTCCGATGATTTTTGGTTGAAACTTGGAAACGATTTCCTTAGCAAGCATTCCAAGGAACTGAACGGTGTTGGGAACGACGACTTGATTTTCGACGCCGCAATCCCTTTCAACCAAGACCGCAAACGCGCCTTTAGCAAGTGCGTCACAGACAAAATCGTGGCCATCGACTCTCTGACCTTTGATGGCAACGAAAACATCTCCAGGTTGCACTTGCCTTGAGTCCACGACGAATCTATGGCCAAAAAGCTCCTCCAACTTCAAACAAATCACCCTCTATGTTGGTTCCAAAGTTCTCCAAGCCTTACACGTTTTTGTAGCTGTGGTTTTTGTTAATCTTGCTGAGAATAATATCGAGTGCGACATCACGGTCTTTGAACGGAATTTTCAGAGTGTCGCTGAATATTTGATAAGGTTCGTGTCCTCGCCCCGTTATGAGTACAATATCCCCCTTAGTTGCAAGTGTGATAGCCGTTTCAATGGCCTCCCTACGGTCGAGTACCGTGAGTGAAAGAGAGCCAGGCTGAACGCCCATCTCAACCTCGCGGATGATTTCCTCTGGATCCTCACCCCTGGGATCATCCGTTGTGAGTATCGCTATATCCGCAAGCTTGGTTACGACTTCAGCCATCATTGGACGTTTTCCACGATCAGCCTGTCCACCGGCACCGTAAACGACGATCAATCTACCTTTCGCAAGTTTTCTGGCACTAGTTATCACTTTCTCAAGAGCATCCGGTGAGTGTGCAAAGTCGATGATTACCTCGATTCCGAGTTTCCTTGCCTCAGGTATAGGTTCGAAGCGTCCGTCGACACCCCTGAAACTTGCAATGTAGTTAATAACCTCATCAATTTCGTAACCGATTTCAACGAGACCCGCCAGCACAAGTGTTACGTTAAAAGCGTTATACTCACCTATTAGTTGTGTGTAAACTTCCTTCTTTCCGTACGGTGTCCTTAATTCAAAAATGGTACCGTTGAAGGAGGTACTCACGTTCTCTATTCGATAGTTCGCTTTCTCACTGACACCGAAGGTTACGAGCCTGGGCAGCCGTTTACCATTCAAGTACCCAATATAATCCTCATTTATTACGGCTACTCCGTCATCCTTCAAAAGGTCGAAGAGATGCATTTTCGCTTTCACGTAATGTTCAAAGGTAGGGTGGTAATCAAGGTGATCTCGCGTGATATTTGTTAATCCCGCTATGTCGAACCTTATAGTTTCCACCCTTGCCTGATCGAGAGAGTGCGAGGAAACCTCCATCGAATAGAAACTTCCACCGTTTTTGTAGGTCTTGTACAGGTTTTCCATGAGCGTTAGTGCATCCGGTGTTGTGTTGTGTGAGTAAAACTTGTCTCCCAAAATGTCGTTTATAACCGTTCCAGTCAGGCTGCCGTTCAGTCCAAATTGCAACATCACGTGGTGGAATAAGTGTGCGCAAGTTGTCTTACCGTTTGTGCCGGTTACACCGAACGTGATGAGATGTTTGTAGGGTTGCTCGTAAAAAGTGTCGGCTAAGTAGGCCTCGGCCAGACGGCTGTCGTAAACCTGGACGTACGGGAGATGGTTGTTGATGGGTCGCTCAGTTACAAACAATACAACTTGACCAGTAGCGTAGAGCGAATCGACAATCGTATGAGAATCAAACTTTGTACCAGCGCGGCAAATGAAGAGGGTGTTCTCTTTGAGGTTCTTCGAGTGGTTGGAGATGTGGAAAATCTCTCGTTCCTTCAGTTCAGGAGTGATGTTGGAACTGACTATGAATTTTTCAATGCTCTCCAAGAGTTTTTGAAGTTTCAAAATAATCACTCCCTTTTCGTGGCTGGAGGAGATTCAAAAGACCTACAAAAATTATAACATTGTAAGACAAATATTCAAGCTAAGTTTCGAAATATGCAAAACGCAACAGGGGTTTATGGGAAAAGAAATAAGGTAGGACTTGCGTCCTACCTTTTTGCTCGTTGAGTATTTTGGAGGATGCAGTGGTGAAAACCATGAATCAGAAATTCACCATTCCACCGACAAAGGCTGTTTGTTGAAATTCCGAGCCGTTCCAGGTGTACTTTATACCAGCGAAGAGGTTATCAAGGAGCGGATAAGCCATCGTTATCCTCGCGGATGTGTTTTCGTCGAGGAGCTGTCCGTTTCCGAAAGGTGTGTTGTCGAACATGTAGGCGTAGAGGATCAAGCCATTGGTGCCACCCACCTGGGGAATTCTCAAGTATCCTTCACCAATCAGTGTGGGGTTACTTTGAAAATCCCCGGAAAGGGATACGACCAACCTGCCGTAAGACTGAACGTTTAAGGACGCTCTTACGATGTAACCCGCACGTTGCGAATAATTTGAAGGATCGTATGTGTATCTGAGGTTGCCGTATTCCCTGTTGAGTAACCACACCACAAATCCATCGCTTGCGTAATACGGACCGGCAACGAGTTGGAAGATTCCAAAATCACCGAACAGACCGGCGAAGCCACCGTAGGACATCTGGCCACTCTTCCAAAATTGCGTTGCTGCTTCGACTCCGACGGAAAAACCGAGGATATTTTTAGTTAGCGCCGTTCCTAGGGCGTGCTGCAACTGGGCACGTTCATCTGTTTCCATGACACCGTACACGGATAGGTCCAGACCAAGTAACGGGATGAGTATCAGTGCCGAGTAGACTGAATCTGAAGGCTGGATGTTGAGTGTTGTCAGCTGTTTTATCTCGTAAGGTACGTGAGCGGAAATTTTGAAGTTATCGAGCCTCGCACCGAGATCAAGGGTCCTTGTCCTTGGCAAGTAATAACCGTTCATAACCAGCCCCATTCCGTAGGTGAGCTGCTGCATCTGACCGTAACGAAACCAGACGGTTCCAAGGTCCAAGCCTAGAGCCGTGATGTTTAGCCCATCAATGATGTTTGTGCTGGGAGTTGTGGAGGGAGTTCCGAAGTAGAACGTACCTGTTGAGATATCGGATGTGTAAGTGGTTAGCGTTAAACCAATAAGCACGGGACCTATGTTGAACTCGGGACCGAACTCGTAAACGATGTAGTTAGTCTCCCCAACTTTAACGGTTGAAACGTCGAGATAAAAGCTTGCAAAAACAAGTGTGAGTGAAAGTAAAACAAGTGTTGCAAGGGTGACGAGCTTCAAAGTGGACACCTCCCAGGTTCAGTTTGGATTGTAGGGCCTTCAATTAATTAGACTTTCGAAAATCCAAACTCGTTGAACGGAAGTTACGAAAAACCATAAAAAAGCTGGGGAGAATCCCCCAGCATAATGCAGGCTGTATCTGATCCGCCTTAAGAGTTATTTAACTGCTTCCATTCCCTTTCTTATGGCTTCTTTGTTTATTTCGATCAGCGAAGCCTTTCCACCAGCGAGTTTTTTCTCCAGAGCCGAAAAGATACTGTTGATTGAGACGACCTTGGTTCTCTCCACTACAGCGCCGAGCATGACCATATTGGCGACCTTCAGGTTTCCTAAGGCATCTGCTATCTCGTTGCACGGCACTTTGACGATGTTTATGTCGGTCCTCGTTGGTTCCCTGTCAACAACCGACTGGTTGATGAACAGGTATCCACCAGGTGTGACCGCTTTTTCGAACTTCAACAGCGAGGGGATGTTCATTGCAACGATGACTTCGGCTTGACTTGTGACAGGGGATGCGACTTCTTCATCGCTCACAACGACCGTACAGTTCGCCGTTCCACCACGCATCTCTGGTCCGTAAGATGGCATCCAGGTTACGTGTTTCCCCTCGAGCATCCCGGCCAAGGAAAGTATTTGTCCCATGAGCATAACACCTTGTCCACCAAATCCAGCGAAGATGAATCTCGTTGTCATTGCTCATCACCAACCTTGTCGACAAAAACTCCGAGTGGGTATTCTGGTACCATGTGTTCCTCAAGCCACTTCAAAGCGGAAACTGGATCGATACCCCAGTTTGTCGGACAGGTGGAGAGTACTTCCACCATTCCAAAACCAAGTCCTTTTATTTGCGCCAAGAACGCTTTTTTGATTGCCTTTTTTGTCTTCTGAACATCTTGTGGTGTGTTCACTTTCGTCCTGGCAAGGAATGCTACTCCGCGAGCTTCTTTGATTATTTCCGCAACGTGCAACGGATAACCGTCGTTATCCGCTTTACGGCCGTATGGTGTGGTGGTTGTCTTCATTCCCAGGAGCGTTGTTGGTGCCATTTGGCCACCCGTCATTCCGTAGATAGCGTTGTTCACGAAGATCGTGGTGATCTTCTCTCCCCTGTTTGCCGCGTGAACAATCTCCGCCGTACCTATTGCTGCAAGGTCACCGTCGCCTTGGTAGGTAAAGACGTACAGGTCCGGTCTTGCACGTTTCATTCCAGTAGCGACCGCTGGTGCCCTTCCGTGTGCTGCAACCGTGGCGTCGGTGTTGAAGAATTGGTAGGCGAAGACCGAGCAACCGATAGGTGCAACCGCTATAGTTTTTTCGCGAATTCCAAGCTCGTCTATAACCTCGGCAATCAATCTATGTATGATTCCATGGGTACATCCTGGACAGTACGTAAATTCACGTTGTGTTAAGCTTTCTGGGCGCTTTAGAATTACTTGGAAAGCCATTTATTGTACCTCCCTTCGATTTTCCTCAAACATTGAGGAACTTCTTCAAAGCTTCAAGGATTTCATCCGGCGTTGGGACGACGCCTCCCATTCTGCCGTAGAACTCTATTCTTGCATGATCTTTTACGGCAAGTTTTACGTCTTCGAGCATCTGTCCCATGTTCATTTCAACGTCCAAAATTAACTTTTTGCCTTTCGATATTTCCTCAAGTCTTTCGTACGGGAACGGCCAGAGTGTTATTGGCCTGAAAAGTCCGGCTTTGATGCCTTCTTTTCTCGCTTGCTCGACAACGCTCTTTGCAATCCTACCAACAGTTCCGAAGGCCGTGATTACAATTTCCGCATCCTCAAGTTTATACTCTTCCCAGCGTTTTTCATTTGCCTCGATTTTTCTAAGTTTCTCGACGATCTCAAGGTTCATTTTCTCCAGTACGTACGGGTCTATATCGAATGATACGATGATGTGTTTTTCCCTGCCATTTGCGCCGGTGAGTGCCCAGTCGTCGTGTTTTGGGAGAGTATTCAAATCCCTGAACTCGGGGAACGTAACAGGTTCCATCATTTGACCAATAACACCATCAGCGATGATAACTACGGGGGTTCTGTATTTATCGGCCAGGTCGAACGCTAAAACGGTCAGATCGACGGCTTCTTGAACTGTCGATGGCGCTAGCACTATCAGCTTGTAATCCCCGTGTCCGCCACCTTTCGTTGCCTGCCAGTAGTCACCTTGCGAAGGTTGGATGTCTCCAAGTCCTGGACCTCCCCTGACAACGTTCACCAACACGGCGGGCAATTGTGCACATGCCATGTAGGAGATTCCTTCTTGCATCAGGCTGAAGCCTGGGGAGGATGTAGATGTCATCACACGTGTACCAGTACATGCCGCTCCGTAAACCATGTTTATCGTTGCAACTTCGCTCTCAGTTTGGAGGAATGTTCCTCCCACCTCGGGCATTCTTTTGGACATGTACTCCGGCAATTCGTTTTGCGGTGTGATGGGGTATCCGAAAAACAATCGACAACCAGCTCTAATAGCGGCTTCACCTATTGCCTCCGTTCCCTTTACCAGAACTCTTTCAGCCATATCAAGACCTCCTCGATGCGTTATTGTTTTCAATTTACGCGCTCTCGACTTCTCGGTAGACGGTTATGCACACATCCGGACACATGTTATAGCAAAATCCACAAGCGATACACTTCTCAACGTACTTTGGTTCGGCGGGATGGTAACCTTTCGAGTTAAACCCTTCGCTGAAAGTGATAACTTTCATCGGACAAACACTGATGCACAGACCACAGCCTTTACACCTTTCCTGGTCGATCTCTATCTTTCCCTTAACCCTTGGCATCTTGGCACCTCCAATCGGTATAATTGGTATAATCGGTATAGGATAATCGATGAGTTTAGAATTTTTCCATCTCGATGAATCTACGAATTCTGAAAACCGGAAATTTGAAATTATCGGCGTTTACGAAATCCGGAACAACTGTGAACTTCACGGGCACCTCGATGATTTCCGACACCTTCGACAGGATCTCCTCGCCTCTGTGGATCAGTTCGGGGGTTGTTTCATAGGAAAGGTTTGCGTTGTTTATTAGATAATCCACTTTGATACGTGCAACGCTTCTGAGAATTTCGTAGGCCTTTATTATCCCGTCCACCGTTGAGGAGAACGGTCTTGCGATGTTGACCACCATGCATATCTCGGCATCACCAAGGTACGGTTTTAGATACCCAAGCACCACCACACCGTTCTCTTCCCCACCGACATCGATCACCGTTTTGTACTCTTCGTTAACCAAGTATCCAATTGCGGCACCAGTTATGATAGGCAAATCCGCGTTTCGTAGAGCTCCTTTCGGGTAAACCGTCACTAATCCGAGCTCCTCAAGTTTTTCGGCAACATCCCGTGTCCTGAAGTAGGGGGAGATGATATCCCCATCGATAATGGCCACTTTCTCGTGTTCCTCTCTGAGTTTTAAAGCCCAGTTTATCGCAACTTCCGTCTTTCCACTTCCAAAAAGACCTATAAAAGCGTAGTTTTTGGGCATTACTTCACCTTCTTGGTTTCCGTTCCACCGTTTAGATTTTTTAGATTTTTAAAACATTTTCCGCGTAATTCTTAGCTTGTTCCAGTCCTCTCAAAACTCTCAAAGCTCCCATGGCAAGTGCGCGTTCCTCGTCCCCACCAGGGAAGACCAAAACCGGTGCGATGAAACTCACGTACTCAGTCAGCCATTTAACCATGAACTCCTTATCGTAAGCCAAACCTCCGGTGAGTACTATGGCATCGACCTCTCCCTTCAAAACAGCCGCCATTTTGCCAATCCATTTTGCT
The genomic region above belongs to Fervidobacterium thailandense and contains:
- a CDS encoding UDP-N-acetylmuramoyl-tripeptide--D-alanyl-D-alanine ligase, whose translation is MKLEELFGHRFVVDSRQVQPGDVFVAIKGQRVDGHDFVCDALAKGAFAVLVERDCGVENQVVVPNTVQFLGMLAKEIVSKFQPKIIGITGSNGKTTTKEIVWSVLSAERPTFKNEGNLNSEIGLPLSIINTYRGEEILVLEMAQRVVGDIKYLCDLFPPDIGVLLNVGSAHVGVAGSPEQIFRGKWQIVEGSKEALVNFDDERMRCRKCKYFGTKGGDYVLVDRKFKDGSTLLTFRMDGEDYYYKLPGYWTKASTLSVLVAFGVVDMLDIFFNPTNLFSFKPLKGRFNVHKLLGGYLIDDSYNASYESFKMGIEELLENFPHPIYAVVGAMKELGEYSKAYHEKLSRLLEEVDGVIVCDAEEESKDIDSRNIIYRSPSHEEILEFLRKHVIKENFCGTIYFKASRAVQLEKIVDKLLEEVSANDA
- a CDS encoding 2-oxoacid:acceptor oxidoreductase family protein, encoding MTTRFIFAGFGGQGVMLMGQILSLAGMLEGKHVTWMPSYGPEMRGGTANCTVVVSDEEVASPVTSQAEVIVAMNIPSLLKFEKAVTPGGYLFINQSVVDREPTRTDINIVKVPCNEIADALGNLKVANMVMLGAVVERTKVVSINSIFSALEKKLAGGKASLIEINKEAIRKGMEAVK
- a CDS encoding UDP-N-acetylmuramoyl-L-alanyl-D-glutamate--2,6-diaminopimelate ligase → MKLQKLLESIEKFIVSSNITPELKEREIFHISNHSKNLKENTLFICRAGTKFDSHTIVDSLYATGQVVLFVTERPINNHLPYVQVYDSRLAEAYLADTFYEQPYKHLITFGVTGTNGKTTCAHLFHHVMLQFGLNGSLTGTVINDILGDKFYSHNTTPDALTLMENLYKTYKNGGSFYSMEVSSHSLDQARVETIRFDIAGLTNITRDHLDYHPTFEHYVKAKMHLFDLLKDDGVAVINEDYIGYLNGKRLPRLVTFGVSEKANYRIENVSTSFNGTIFELRTPYGKKEVYTQLIGEYNAFNVTLVLAGLVEIGYEIDEVINYIASFRGVDGRFEPIPEARKLGIEVIIDFAHSPDALEKVITSARKLAKGRLIVVYGAGGQADRGKRPMMAEVVTKLADIAILTTDDPRGEDPEEIIREVEMGVQPGSLSLTVLDRREAIETAITLATKGDIVLITGRGHEPYQIFSDTLKIPFKDRDVALDIILSKINKNHSYKNV
- a CDS encoding 4Fe-4S dicluster domain-containing protein, which gives rise to MPRVKGKIEIDQERCKGCGLCISVCPMKVITFSEGFNSKGYHPAEPKYVEKCIACGFCYNMCPDVCITVYREVESA
- a CDS encoding thiamine pyrophosphate-dependent enzyme — translated: MAFQVILKRPESLTQREFTYCPGCTHGIIHRLIAEVIDELGIREKTIAVAPIGCSVFAYQFFNTDATVAAHGRAPAVATGMKRARPDLYVFTYQGDGDLAAIGTAEIVHAANRGEKITTIFVNNAIYGMTGGQMAPTTLLGMKTTTTPYGRKADNDGYPLHVAEIIKEARGVAFLARTKVNTPQDVQKTKKAIKKAFLAQIKGLGFGMVEVLSTCPTNWGIDPVSALKWLEEHMVPEYPLGVFVDKVGDEQ
- a CDS encoding 3-methyl-2-oxobutanoate dehydrogenase subunit VorB is translated as MAERVLVKGTEAIGEAAIRAGCRLFFGYPITPQNELPEYMSKRMPEVGGTFLQTESEVATINMVYGAACTGTRVMTSTSSPGFSLMQEGISYMACAQLPAVLVNVVRGGPGLGDIQPSQGDYWQATKGGGHGDYKLIVLAPSTVQEAVDLTVLAFDLADKYRTPVVIIADGVIGQMMEPVTFPEFRDLNTLPKHDDWALTGANGREKHIIVSFDIDPYVLEKMNLEIVEKLRKIEANEKRWEEYKLEDAEIVITAFGTVGRIAKSVVEQARKEGIKAGLFRPITLWPFPYERLEEISKGKKLILDVEMNMGQMLEDVKLAVKDHARIEFYGRMGGVVPTPDEILEALKKFLNV
- a CDS encoding cobalamin biosynthesis protein CobQ, with the translated sequence MPKNYAFIGLFGSGKTEVAINWALKLREEHEKVAIIDGDIISPYFRTRDVAEKLEELGLVTVYPKGALRNADLPIITGAAIGYLVNEEYKTVIDVGGEENGVVVLGYLKPYLGDAEICMVVNIARPFSSTVDGIIKAYEILRSVARIKVDYLINNANLSYETTPELIHRGEEILSKVSEIIEVPVKFTVVPDFVNADNFKFPVFRIRRFIEMEKF